One segment of Rhinoderma darwinii isolate aRhiDar2 unplaced genomic scaffold, aRhiDar2.hap1 Scaffold_155, whole genome shotgun sequence DNA contains the following:
- the LOC142699445 gene encoding membrane progestin receptor delta-like produces MPDCWINGVLHRSYVPIAAFNTFICTGLSCYSRFLEVDRPALSKILRTVAFVHPFVFDNIPLFYRLLFCFGDDCNWNEAVPFHLYHLFFAILTGFLFASHLPERLAPGRFDYFGHSHQLFHVCAVLGTHFQMEAVLADRSSRQSWLRLHSEADSLGSMLGVVATSIIGNVILICFFTATLLWSPRADSILQNHIPSEAKVKEH; encoded by the exons ATGCCAGATTGCTGGATAAATGGCGTCCTCCACCGATCCTATGTCCCCATCGCTGCCTTTAACACTTTCATCTGCAccggcctgtcctgctactctcg ATTTCTGGAGGTAGATCGCCCGGCACTCAGTAAAATCCTCCGCACGGTGGCCTTTGTTCACCCTTTTGTGTTTGACAACATCCCTCTATTTTATCGG CTCCTGTTTTGCTTTGGGGACGATTGCAACTGGAATGAGGCCGTTCCTTTCCATCTCTATCATCTCTTCTTCGCCATCCTGACCGGATTCCTCTTTGCTTCTCACCTGCCGGAACGCCTGGCGCCGGGACGTTTTGACTATTTTG GTCACAGCCACCAGCTCTTCCACGTATGTGCGGTCTTGGGTACGCACTTCCAGATGGAAGCTGTCCTCGCCGACCGATCCTCCCGGCAATCCTGGCTCCGTTTACATTCTGAAGCCGACTCGCTGGGCAGCATGTTGGGAGTCGTAGCCACTTCCATCATAGGAAACGTCATCCTCATCTGTTTCTTCACCGCGACCTTACTGTGGTCTCCGCGGGCCGACTCCATCCTCCAGAATCACATCCCAAGCGAGGCCAAAGTGAAGGAGCATTGA